The region GCCACCCACCGCGACGAAGACGGCGAGCGCGAGCCCGATCCCGATGAGCAGCAGCAGGATCGCCTGCCCGAGCACCCCCCAGAAGCTCCCCAGCCCCGCCCGGAAGGTGGAGGAGAAGCCCGGCCTCTCCCCGCGCTCTATGGCGGCGACGCTCCAGGCGAGCCCTCCGGCCGAGACGACGCCGAGCACCAGGTAGACCAGCAGCAGGACCAGCGCCAGGAGCGCCGCGGCGGCCACCACGAGGGCCAGGTTCTCGCCGGCCCACCGCAGCGAGTCCGGCAGCCCCCCCGGCGGCCCGCCCGGAACGTTGAAGGAGAAGCCGCTCCCCGCCACGAAGAAGCCGAAGAACCAGAGGTACCTGTTGCGCCAGACGGTGCGGAAGGCGTCCCGGATGAGCTCCCCGTAGCTCAACGCCCGGGCACCCAGGTGTCCTTCATCTTGCCCCCGCTGGAGATGTTGGTGATCCTGCGCCCCGGCGCGGCCACCCGGGCGAGGGCGCCGGGCACCACCTCCACCACGTCGGGGTCCTGCGGGTCGGGGGCGAGCGCCAGGACCCTGTAGTCTGCGTAGGAGTCGCGCAGGACGAACTCCCCCTCCTCCACGTCGCACAGGACGTGGGTGGAGAACTCCAGGGGCGGCTGGGCTATGTACTCCACGGGGTTGCTCTCCACCATCCGGCGGAACCGCTCTCTGGCCTCCGCGCTCTCCTCCGGCCCGATCATGACCTCCTTGCCCCCGTAGCCCCCCCGGCTCTTCACCACGAGGCGCTCGAAGTTCCGCATGACGTAGCGGCGGTCCTCCTCGATCGCGAGCGACCAGGTGCGGGCGTTCTCGAGGATCGGCTCCTCCCCCAGGTAGCGCCGCACCATCTCCGGGATGAAGGGGTAGACGCCCTTGTCGTCCACCACCTCGGAGTTGGGCGCGAAGAGCACGTGCACCCGGCCCTCCAGGTGGCACCGCAGAAGCCCCGGCACCTCCGCGTAGAGCCTGTCCTCGTCCACCCGCTCGTAGACGACGTCCACCCTCCGGCCCGAGGGCCGGTGCACGAGGTACCCCTCCCCGTCCACCTCCAGCTCCCCGGGCTCGGCGAGGAGGGCCCCCATCTCGCTCGCGTAGATGTGGTGGTCCAGGTAGAACTGGTCCCCAGGCCCCCCGCTCACCACGGCGAGGGTGGCCTCCCGGCCCCTGGGCGAGGCGGCCCTCAGGGCCTCCCCCAGCCGCCCGAGCCACCCGTCGAGGCCGCGCACCCCGAGCCCCTCGTAGGTCTTCGGGAAGAAGAGGCCCGCGCTCAGGGCCCGCCGGCGGGTCATGGGGGCGAGCCCGACGGGCATCTTGGCGTTCTCCTCGATGACCACGTACTCCCAGCCGCCCGCCCCGCCCTCCACGGCCACCACGTCGAAGGCCACCTGCCGCACCGGGACCGGCCCGAAGCGGTTGGGCGTGTCCTGGTCGTAGAGGATGCTGCTCTCCAGCACCTCCGGGGGGACGACCTCCTCCTTTCCAGCCTCGAGCCGCCGCAGAAACGCGTTCAGCGCCCGCATCCGCTGGGCGATGCCGCGCTCCAGGCGCTCCCAGTCGGGGGCCGCGACGATGCGGGGGAACCAGTCGGTGGGGTGGGTCCTGTCGCCCCCCAGAAGCCCGAAGGAGCGCTGCTCCTCGAGGAGCAGGGAGCGCGCCTTCTCCAGCCGCTCCAGCCAGCGGGCGGGCCCCGTCTCCTCCAGCTCCTCGAGCAGGGGCCCGTAGCCGGGGCGCGGCGAACCGTCGGGGAAAAAGACCTCGTTGGGCCCCGGCAGTTTGCGCTCGAACCTCACGGAGAAACGATTATAGCCGATGCCGCGGGGCAAGCTCCGCGGCGTGGAGAGCGGGCCGGAAGGGGATTATACTGCCAGCAGGCATGGACAGCGTCAGGCTCACACCGCCGGGGGAGCGCCGCGTTCGGGGAGAGCGGGCCCGGCTCTACATCCGCTGGATGCCCCACCTGGGCGCCGAGGCCGTGGCGCTCTACGAGCTGCTGCGCGTCCTCCCCGAGGTCGGGCTGGACGAGGTGGAGGTGCAGGAGCTCGCCGAGCTGCTGCGCTCCACCCCCGAGGGGGTGCGGGAGGCCCTCAAGACGCTGGAGGAGAACGGCTTTCTGGTGCGGCGCGAGGGGTGGACCGAGGTCGCCGGACCCCCTCCCGCCCCCGGGCGCGCGCCGGCCGCGCCCGAGCGTCCCGCCCGCGACATACGGGTGATCCGGGCCGCCGACGAGGGCGTCTCCGCCGACGACTACTTCCGGTACATGGGCTCGCTGCCCTCCCCGCACATCCTGGAGTTCCTCAACGGCTACTGCGAGCGGGACGGGATGTCGCCCGACGTGGTGCGCGAGGCGCTCCGGATCGCCAGCGAGCGGGACGCCCGCAGGGTCGGCTACGTCCGGAGCATCCTGGAGCGGTGGGTCGAGCGCGGCGTGAAGACGGTCGAGGACGTCGAGCGCTTCGAACAGGACAGGAGGCTGCGGCTCGTGCAGCACGGCGGCGCCCCGGCGGAGAGGACCGGAGAGGGGGTGCAAGAAGATGGAGCGCATAGGCGACCTGCTGCCCGACGCCGGGAAGATTACCGCTGGTTCTTCGGGGAGTAGGAGGCGCCGCCAGGCGGAGGCGCTCCGGCTGGACGACCGCGTCTGCCCCCACTGCGGGCGCGAGCTGCAGGCCGAGTGGGTGGAGTTCCCGCCCGCCCTGCAGCGGAAGTTCGGCCGCCCCGGGGAGTGGTACTACCACCCCTGCACCCCGGAGTGCGAGCGGAAGAACGAGCGCAGGGAGTGGGAGCTCATGCGCCGCGACGCGCGGGTAGCCGCGCTGCGCGAGCGCAGCGGGCTCTCGCGGCGCATGAAGGGCTACACCCTGAGCGGGTTCAACCCCTACGTCAGCCCGGCGGCGGCCAAGGCGCTGGAGAAGGTGGAGGCCTACCTGAAGGGCTGGGAGGAGAACCGGGAGCAGGGCAGGGGCCTGTACTTCTGCGGCGGGGTGGGCACCGGCAAGACGCACCTGGCGGTGGCGGTGATGAACGAGCTCATCCAGCGGAGGCGGGTGCCCTCCCTCTTCGTCACGGTCCCCGAGCTGCTGGACAACCTGCGCGGGGCGTACAACGACCCGGGCCGCGACCTCGACGAGTGGATGGACGCGGTCAAGAACGCCGAGCTGCTGCTGCTGGACGACCTGGGGGCCGAGAAGGCGAACGAGTGGGTCCGGGAGCGGCTCTTCGTGATCATCAACCACCGCTACCGGGAGGCGCTGCCGACCATCTTCACCTCCAACATCGGGCCCGAGGAGCTGCCGCGGCAGCTCGGGGAGCGGACGGCCAGCAGGATCATCGCCATGTGCGAGGGCGTGGAGCTGGAGGGCCCGGACTACCGGGAGAAGCTGCGCAACGAGCGGGGCGCATGAGGGAAGAGTTCCTGATAACCCGCCAGGGACGCCAGTACGTCCTCTTCGCCGGTCTCCTGGACGAGGCCCACGCCCGGGGCTTGAGGAGCATAGAGACCGAGCTTCTGCAGGTGCCCGAGGAGGCGAACGGGATGACGGCCATAGTGCGGGCGCGGGTGGAGATGGAGGACGGCCGGACTTTCAGCGGCCTCGGGGACGCCAACCCGCAGAACGTGGGCCGGTCCATAGCGCCGCACCTGATCCGGATGGCCGAGACGCGGGCCAAGGCGCGGGCGCTCAGGGACGCGGTGAACGTGGGGGCCACCGCGCTGGAGGAGCTGACCGACGGCGAGGAGTCCCCGCCGGTGGAGGAGGCCCGGTCCCGCAGGCCCCGCCCGGTGGAGGAGGCGCCCCCCGGCGAGGGGGGTTCGGAGGCGGGGCGCCGCGGCGGGAGGGTGCGCAGGAGCCAGCTCGAGCTTTTGCGGACGCTCGCGGTGGAGGCGCGCGGCGAGAACGGGGTCGAGCGCCTGGAGCGGCACATCGGGAAGCCCCTCTCCGAGCTCACCCGGGAGGAGGCCGAGGCCTGGATAGACCGCCTCACCCCCGCCGGGGGGCGGGAGTAGGCCCTTTTGGTCCGGTGGCCTCCGGTGCCTCTCGCGGCGGCCGGGAAGGGCGGGGGCAGGTACTGGGACGTCGACGCCGCCCGGGGGGTGGCCATGGGCATGGTGGTCCTCTACCACCTCGTCTTCGACCTGGACAACTTCGGCGGCTACCCAATAGCCTCCACCTCCGGGTTCTGGGCCGCCTTCGCGGACGCCAGCGCCTTCGTGTTCGTGTTTCTGGCCGGGCTCTCGCTCACGCTGAGCTACCGGAGGGCCGCCAGGCCCACCTTCGGCAAGTACCTGCGGCGGGGGCTGAGGATCTTCGCCTACGGCATGCTCATCACGCTGGCCTTCCGCCTGGTGGACTACGGGTACGTGATCTTCGGGATCCTGCACCTCATCGGGGCCTCCATCGTCCTGGCCTACCCCTTTCTGCGGCTGCGGTGGGCCAATTTGCCCCTCGGGCTCCTCGTCATCGCCCTCGGGGCCTACGTCGGCGCGCGGGACTTCGCGGCCGGCGGCGCGGCCGGGGTGCTGCTCGCCCCGCTCGGGGTGCTGCCCGAGGGGGTCATGATGCCCGACTACCGGCCGCTGCTGCCCTGGTTCGGGGTGGTGCTGCTCGGGGTCTTCGCCGGCAACGCCGCCTACCTGCCGTGGCGGGAGCGGCGCCCGCCCGGCGGGCCGCCCGGTCCCGCCGCGGGCGCCCTGGCCCTCGTCGGGAGGAACACCCTCCTTATCTACCTGGTCC is a window of Rubrobacter xylanophilus DSM 9941 DNA encoding:
- a CDS encoding heparan-alpha-glucosaminide N-acetyltransferase; translation: MVRWPPVPLAAAGKGGGRYWDVDAARGVAMGMVVLYHLVFDLDNFGGYPIASTSGFWAAFADASAFVFVFLAGLSLTLSYRRAARPTFGKYLRRGLRIFAYGMLITLAFRLVDYGYVIFGILHLIGASIVLAYPFLRLRWANLPLGLLVIALGAYVGARDFAAGGAAGVLLAPLGVLPEGVMMPDYRPLLPWFGVVLLGVFAGNAAYLPWRERRPPGGPPGPAAGALALVGRNTLLIYLVHQPVLLAVLWALGVLAPPGVAGR
- a CDS encoding circularly permuted type 2 ATP-grasp protein, producing MRFERKLPGPNEVFFPDGSPRPGYGPLLEELEETGPARWLERLEKARSLLLEEQRSFGLLGGDRTHPTDWFPRIVAAPDWERLERGIAQRMRALNAFLRRLEAGKEEVVPPEVLESSILYDQDTPNRFGPVPVRQVAFDVVAVEGGAGGWEYVVIEENAKMPVGLAPMTRRRALSAGLFFPKTYEGLGVRGLDGWLGRLGEALRAASPRGREATLAVVSGGPGDQFYLDHHIYASEMGALLAEPGELEVDGEGYLVHRPSGRRVDVVYERVDEDRLYAEVPGLLRCHLEGRVHVLFAPNSEVVDDKGVYPFIPEMVRRYLGEEPILENARTWSLAIEEDRRYVMRNFERLVVKSRGGYGGKEVMIGPEESAEARERFRRMVESNPVEYIAQPPLEFSTHVLCDVEEGEFVLRDSYADYRVLALAPDPQDPDVVEVVPGALARVAAPGRRITNISSGGKMKDTWVPGR
- a CDS encoding ATP-binding protein; translation: MERIGDLLPDAGKITAGSSGSRRRRQAEALRLDDRVCPHCGRELQAEWVEFPPALQRKFGRPGEWYYHPCTPECERKNERREWELMRRDARVAALRERSGLSRRMKGYTLSGFNPYVSPAAAKALEKVEAYLKGWEENREQGRGLYFCGGVGTGKTHLAVAVMNELIQRRRVPSLFVTVPELLDNLRGAYNDPGRDLDEWMDAVKNAELLLLDDLGAEKANEWVRERLFVIINHRYREALPTIFTSNIGPEELPRQLGERTASRIIAMCEGVELEGPDYREKLRNERGA
- a CDS encoding DnaD domain-containing protein, encoding MDSVRLTPPGERRVRGERARLYIRWMPHLGAEAVALYELLRVLPEVGLDEVEVQELAELLRSTPEGVREALKTLEENGFLVRREGWTEVAGPPPAPGRAPAAPERPARDIRVIRAADEGVSADDYFRYMGSLPSPHILEFLNGYCERDGMSPDVVREALRIASERDARRVGYVRSILERWVERGVKTVEDVERFEQDRRLRLVQHGGAPAERTGEGVQEDGAHRRPAARRREDYRWFFGE